The following DNA comes from Croceicoccus sp. YJ47.
GTGTTCGATTCGCCGGGCTATGGCGGGCTCGCCGGCTATGCGCCGCCGCGGCAATACGGGGTGTCGCTGCGCTACGATTTTTAAGGGCGCACCGCCCGGCGTCGATCAGTCGATGGACCGGATCGCCGCCACGCAGGCAATCGCGATGATTGCGGCGCACGCGGCGCTTGCCAGAAACGCGGGGAAGAACACGGCCATCGCATCGCCCGCGGCATAGAGCAGGGTGAGCAGCGGCACCGCGATCGCCGGCACGGTGTTGGTGAGGTTCATGATGCCGAGCCAGAAGCCGCGCCGCGCATCGCCCGCGACAAGCTGCCCGACAAGCGCGGCGTCGAGCGCGACAAAACCGCTCAACCCCGCGTTGAAGAGCGGATAGGACAGGAAGATCGCCCACCACCCCGGCGCCCCCGCCATGAGCGCAAGCGCCGCCGCCGCCAGCGCGCAACACGCCATGAGCGGCCCGCGCCGTTGGCCGAGCCGGTCCGATGCCAGCCCCGCGACGACCGAGGCAAGCGCCGATGCGCACAGCGCCAGCACCGAGAGCAGCGCCAGCGCCGCCGTCGTCGTCCCGCCCGGCGGCGCCCCGATGCGCGCGGCCAGCCCGTCGAGATAGAAGAACACATAGGACAGCACCAGCACCGCACCGCATTGCATGGCGAGCCGCGCGACAAAGGCCATCGCGAAGTCCCGCGGCACGCTGCGCCGGTCCCTGCCCGCCCCCGCGCCGATCGGTGCGGCAAGCGCCGGCGGGGCACCGGCGCCCTCCCGCCCGAACGGCCAGGCGAGCAGAAGCGGAAGCACCAGCACGGCGGTGATCACGGCAGTCGCCGCAAAGGCAAGGTCCGCGTCGCGCGGAAACGCCCAGCCCAGCACCGCGAGAACGCCATAGGACAGGGGCAAGGCCGCGCTCAACAGGCCGGCGACGCGGCCCTTGCGCGCATCCTCCACATAATCGGCCAGCAACGCGCCGAGCGGAGCAAGCAGCACGTTCAGCGCGACCTGAAACGCGATGATCGCCGCACACAGCGCCGCAAAACCGGACGACAGCGCAAAGGGAGCATAGCTCGCACAGACAAGCGCGAGGCCGAGCGCGATCATGCCCCGCCGGTTGCCGGCCTGCGCAAAGGCGCGATCGCTCAACCGGCCCGCGACGATATTGGCGATGCTGGCGACCACCCCGCCGATGACGAGAAGGATGCTGAGCGCCGCGACCGGATCGGCGGCGTCGCCCGCCTCGACCCGGCGCGGGAGCAGCAGAACGAGCAAAGGCACAAAGGCGACATGCCCGCCCATGAAGGCCAGCACGTAGCGAAAGACACCCGGCCCCGCCGAAAGCCGCGCAGCAGAAGCCGTCATGGGCATGTTAATAAAGATGCGCGCAGGGCGCACCGGCGCCGGGCACGGCATGCGCGGCGAAACCTGCCGCCGGGCGCGCCGCTCCGTCCCCGCCATGATCCGCCGCCGCGCCGGCATCGTTCGTCGCCGATCGTCTTGTCCTTCGCACGCGAGTTCCTCTTCCCATGCGGTAGATAGCAGCGGATCGCGGCGCTGTGAACGCTCCCCTTTTTTCGGATTGTGAGCGTTCACAATTATGGTTATGTCAACATGCGTGACGTCGGACGCAACGATTCGACGAGCGAAGGGAGAACCATGCGCCTGATGATCGTAACACCACCGCGACCGGGTTCGCCGTGGCTGTGATCGCCCTCGCTCCGGCGCTCGCCAGCGTTGCCGTCGCGCATGCTCCCCGCAATTTCCGTGATACAGAAGCGAAGCCGTGCAGGGTGCGAAGGGGCGGCGTCCTCTTTAACGACCACGCCGCCATGCTTCGTGCTTGTCCGCACCCGCGGCCCCAATGCCCGCAACCAAGGGATCCTCAGCCATGAAACCGTTTCCGCAACTCGCCGCCCTGCTGCTCGCCACCGCAGCATTGCCCGGCTGCGCGACGATGGAGCGCCCCGCATCCGCGGCCGCCGCCGAACCGGCCGCGACCGAACGCGATGGCGAGGATGCCGTCGTCGCCGGCCTGCTTTCGCGCATGAGCGTGGAACGCAAGGTCGCGCAGCTCATCCAGCCGCAGATCAATTCCTTCACCCCAGAGGACATGGCCCGCTATCGTTTCGGCAGCTATCTGAACGGCGGCAATGGCGGGCCGGGCGGGGACGAATACGCGCCTGCGTCGGAATGGCTCGCGCTTGCCGATACGATGTATGACGCATCGGTGCGTCCGCTTCCGGGCGGGGAACCGGCGGTGCCGACCATGTGGGGCACGGATGCCGTCCACGGCCACTCGAACATCGTCGGCGCGACGCTTTTCCCGCACAATATCGGCCTCGGCGCAACAGGGGACGCGGGCCTGGTGCAGCGGATCGGCGCAGCCACCGCCGCCGAAATCGCGGTGACGGGCATCGACTGGAACTTCTCGCCCACCGTGGCGGTCGCGCGCGACGATCGCTGGGGCCGGACCTATGAAAGCTATTCGGAAAATCCCGACATCGTCGCCACCATGGGCGCGGCGCTGGTGCGCGGGTTGCAGGGCGAGCCGGCGGACGCGGATTACCTGCACGGTCCCCACGTGATCGCCACGGCGAAGCATTTCTTTGGCGATGGCGGCACCACCAATGGCGTCGACCAGGGCGACGTGAACGGCGATATCGACGCGCTCCT
Coding sequences within:
- a CDS encoding MFS transporter; protein product: MTASAARLSAGPGVFRYVLAFMGGHVAFVPLLVLLLPRRVEAGDAADPVAALSILLVIGGVVASIANIVAGRLSDRAFAQAGNRRGMIALGLALVCASYAPFALSSGFAALCAAIIAFQVALNVLLAPLGALLADYVEDARKGRVAGLLSAALPLSYGVLAVLGWAFPRDADLAFAATAVITAVLVLPLLLAWPFGREGAGAPPALAAPIGAGAGRDRRSVPRDFAMAFVARLAMQCGAVLVLSYVFFYLDGLAARIGAPPGGTTTAALALLSVLALCASALASVVAGLASDRLGQRRGPLMACCALAAAALALMAGAPGWWAIFLSYPLFNAGLSGFVALDAALVGQLVAGDARRGFWLGIMNLTNTVPAIAVPLLTLLYAAGDAMAVFFPAFLASAACAAIIAIACVAAIRSID